From one Triticum urartu cultivar G1812 chromosome 3, Tu2.1, whole genome shotgun sequence genomic stretch:
- the LOC125545319 gene encoding nematode resistance protein-like HSPRO1, producing the protein MATTKLSPLSPVRPDDKRRAPAASVVLKVQDSSAAEAYEQYLRLPELSRLWKAACCPGWPDEGLVKPALQALEITFRFVSVALSDPRGYASRRELARRLELLAAREVEVVAALCEGDRGAPLAELSASEGVLPRERSASEVWQLPGSAAAVVCHASEASLLPRLAAWDKSETLAAKIKYAIESQMQGCAFSLGLGEPNLAGKPVLEYDRVVQPHELHALKPRVAPEAKTGYRNRENEALFTIHQILESWLCAASQLLTRLNSRIEAKDWEAAASDCWILERIWKLLADIEDLHLLMDPDDFLRLKSQLAIRPAPDGTDASFCFRSRALLHAANATRDIKKLVPWVIGVEADPNGGPRVQEAAMRLYHGRRRGEGEEAGKIELLQAFQAVEAAVRRFFFAYRQVVAAVCGTAEASGNRALFVPAEGTDPLSQMFLEPPYFPSLDAAKTFLADYWVQHMAAASVPSGRS; encoded by the coding sequence ATGGCGACGACCAAGCTGTCCCCGCTCTCGCCCGTGCGGCCGGACGACAAGCGGCGCGCGCCGGCGGCGTCGGTCGTGCTGAAGGTGCAGGACAGCTCGGCGGCCGAGGCGTACGAGCAGTACCTGCGGCTGCCGGAGCTGTCGAGGCTGTGGAAGGCCGCGTGCTGCCCGGGCTGGCCCGACGAGGGCCTGGTCAAGCCCGCGCTGCAGGCGCTGGAGATCACCTTCCGCTTCGTCTCCGTCGCGCTCTCCGACCCGCGGGGCTACGCCAGCCGCCGCGAGCTGGCGCGGCGGCTCGAGTTGCTCGCCGCgcgggaggtggaggtggtggccgCGCTCTGCGAGGGGGACCGCGGCGCGCCGCTGGCCGAGCTCAGCGCGTCCGAGGGCGTGCTCCCCCGGGAGCGGAGTGCCTCGGAGGTGTGGCAGCTGCCGGGGAGCGCGGCTGCGGTGGTGTGCCATGCCAGTGAGGCCAGCTTGCTCCCGCGCCTCGCCGCGTGGGACAAGTCCGAGACCCTGGCGGCCAAGATCAAGTACGCCATCGAGAGCCAGATGCAGGGCTGCGCCTTCTCCCTCGGCCTCGGCGAGCCCAACCTCGCCGGCAAGCCGGTGCTGGAGTACGACCGCGTCGTGCAGCCGCACGAGCTGCACGCCCTCAAGCCCAGGGTGGCGCCGGAGGCCAAGACCGGCTACCGCAACCGGGAGAACGAGGCGCTGTTCACCATCCACCAGATTCTTGAGTCCTGGCTGTGCGCTGCGTCTCAGCTTCTCACCCGCCTGAACAGCCGGATCGAAGCGAAGGactgggaggcggcggcgagcgaCTGCTGGATCCTGGAGCGGATCTGGAAGCTGCTCGCCGACATCGAGGACCTGCACCTGCTCATGGACCCGGACGACTTCCTGCGGCTCAAAAGCCAGCTCGCGATACGGCCGGCGCCGGACGGCACCGACGCGTCCTTCTGCTTCCGGTCCAGAGCGCTGCTGCACGCCGCGAACGCCACGAGGGACATCAAGAAGCTGGTGCCGTGGGTGATCGGCGTGGAGGCGGACCCCAATGGCGGGCCGAGGGTGCAGGAGGCGGCCATGAGGCTGTACCACGGCCGGAGGCGCGGCGAGGGCGAGGAAGCCGGCAAGATCGAGCTGCTGCAGGCTTTCCAGGCCGTGGAGGCGGCCGTGCGGAGGTTCTTCTTCGCGTACCGGCAGGTCGTGGCGGCGGTGTGTGGCACGGCGGAGGCGTCGGGCAACCGGGCGCTGTTCGTGCCGGCGGAGGGGACGGACCCGCTGTCGCAGATGTTCCTGGAGCCGCCCTACTTCCCCAGCCTCGACGCCGCCAAGACGTTCTTGGCCGACTACTGGGTTCAGCACATGGCCGCCGCCTCTGTTCCGTCAGGGCGCAGCTGA